In one Bacillus thuringiensis genomic region, the following are encoded:
- a CDS encoding DUF72 domain-containing protein, with the protein MLFIGVTGWGDHDSLYIDAYENRNKLRTYSEYFPIVEVDSSFYAMQPARNYIKWAMETPKDFSFIVKAYQGMTGHMKGEIPFSTFDEMFDVYKQSILPLIEASKLKTILFQYPPWFDCKKKNVDFLRYTKEKMEGLPCAIEFRNQTWFYPEMRDKTLQFLEQEKWIHTICDEPQAGIGSVPLVLEVTNSDMALIRFHGRNVHGWLDKGENWRAVRCLYRYNNKELEEWVERLEQLKKKTKDIYVLFNNNSGGDAADNAKQLMKMMNITYGEPKPEQLNFFE; encoded by the coding sequence TTGCTTTTCATTGGAGTAACAGGGTGGGGAGATCATGATTCTTTATATATAGACGCCTATGAAAATAGAAATAAATTACGAACATATAGTGAGTATTTTCCTATTGTAGAAGTGGACAGTTCATTTTATGCGATGCAACCTGCACGAAACTATATAAAATGGGCAATGGAAACACCGAAAGATTTTTCTTTTATAGTAAAAGCATATCAAGGAATGACAGGACATATGAAAGGTGAAATTCCTTTTTCTACGTTCGATGAGATGTTTGATGTATATAAACAATCTATTCTTCCTTTAATTGAAGCTAGTAAATTAAAAACAATTTTATTTCAATATCCGCCATGGTTTGATTGCAAAAAGAAAAATGTAGATTTTCTTCGATATACGAAAGAAAAAATGGAAGGTTTACCATGTGCAATAGAATTTCGAAATCAAACATGGTTTTATCCAGAAATGAGAGATAAGACGTTACAGTTTCTAGAACAGGAGAAATGGATTCATACAATTTGTGATGAACCACAGGCTGGGATAGGTTCTGTGCCACTCGTGTTAGAGGTTACGAATTCAGACATGGCATTAATACGTTTTCACGGTCGAAATGTTCATGGTTGGCTTGATAAAGGGGAAAATTGGAGAGCGGTTCGCTGTTTATATCGCTACAACAATAAAGAACTGGAAGAATGGGTTGAACGATTAGAGCAATTAAAAAAGAAAACAAAGGATATATACGTACTGTTTAACAACAATTCAGGTGGGGATGCAGCAGATAATGCGAAACAGCTTATGAAAATGATGAACATTACATATGGTGAGCCGAAGCCGGAGCAATTAAATTTTTTTGAATGA